Proteins encoded together in one Helicobacter pylori window:
- a CDS encoding uracil-DNA glycosylase, translated as MKLFDYAPLSLAWREFLQSDFKKPYFLEIEKRYLEALKSPKTIFPKSSNLFCALNLTPPSAVKIILLGQDPYHSTYLENEQELPVAMGLSFSVEKNAPIPPSLRNIFKELHANLGVPVPCCGDLNAWAKRGMLLLNAILSVEKNQAASHKYIGWEAFSDRILIRLFETISPLIVVLLGKVAQKKIALIPKNKHIIITAPHPSPLSRGFLGSGVFTSVQKAYREIYRKDFDFSL; from the coding sequence ATGAAGCTTTTTGACTACGCTCCTTTGAGTTTGGCTTGGCGGGAGTTTTTGCAAAGCGATTTTAAAAAGCCTTATTTTTTAGAGATAGAAAAACGCTACTTAGAAGCCCTAAAAAGCCCTAAAACCATTTTCCCTAAAAGCTCTAATCTGTTTTGCGCGCTCAATTTAACGCCCCCTAGCGCGGTTAAAATCATTCTTTTAGGGCAAGACCCCTACCATTCCACCTACCTAGAAAATGAACAAGAATTGCCGGTGGCGATGGGGTTGAGCTTTAGCGTGGAAAAAAACGCCCCCATTCCCCCAAGTTTAAGGAATATTTTTAAAGAATTGCATGCGAATTTGGGCGTGCCTGTGCCTTGTTGTGGGGATTTGAACGCATGGGCTAAAAGGGGCATGCTCTTATTGAACGCCATTTTAAGCGTGGAAAAAAACCAAGCCGCTTCGCACAAGTATATTGGCTGGGAAGCTTTTAGCGATCGAATACTGATACGCCTTTTTGAAACGATCTCCCCTTTAATCGTGGTGTTACTAGGGAAAGTCGCCCAAAAAAAGATCGCGCTAATCCCTAAAAACAAACACATCATCATCACAGCCCCTCACCCTAGCCCATTATCTAGGGGGTTTTTAGGGAGTGGGGTTTTTACAAGCGTTCAAAAAGCTTATAGAGAGATTTATCGCAAGGATTTTGATTTCAGTTTGTGA
- a CDS encoding 1-acyl-sn-glycerol-3-phosphate acyltransferase — MKSNSLRAIYRALVIAIGLAVIIVFNYFNRKNNNARSSRRACSCFFSLTGVNLEQIGSFDTGAKLIVLNHQSLLDIIYLEAYHPSNICWIAKKELGEIPFYGHALTDTGMILIDREDKKGIVSLLKACKEKLDQNRPLVIFPEGTRGKGGEKFLPFKQGAKIIAEKFQLKIQPMVLINSIKIFNSKPLEAYKARTRLVMLESYTPDFSSPTWYEELQERMQKEYLKHYHELNA, encoded by the coding sequence ATGAAGTCAAATAGTTTAAGAGCGATTTATAGGGCTTTAGTGATCGCTATAGGCTTAGCCGTTATCATTGTTTTCAATTATTTCAACCGCAAAAACAATAACGCCCGCTCCAGCCGTAGGGCTTGTTCGTGTTTTTTTTCTCTCACCGGGGTTAATTTAGAACAAATAGGTTCCTTTGACACGGGCGCTAAACTCATTGTCTTAAACCACCAAAGCCTATTAGACATTATTTATTTAGAAGCCTACCACCCCAGTAATATTTGTTGGATCGCTAAAAAAGAGCTGGGCGAAATCCCTTTTTATGGGCATGCCTTAACCGATACCGGAATGATCTTAATTGACAGAGAGGATAAAAAGGGGATTGTGAGCCTTTTAAAAGCATGTAAAGAAAAACTAGATCAAAACCGCCCTTTAGTGATTTTCCCTGAAGGCACTAGAGGCAAAGGAGGAGAAAAATTCCTCCCCTTTAAGCAAGGGGCTAAAATCATCGCCGAAAAATTCCAGCTCAAAATCCAGCCCATGGTGTTAATCAATTCCATTAAAATCTTTAATTCCAAGCCCTTAGAAGCCTATAAAGCGCGCACCCGTTTGGTCATGCTAGAAAGCTATACGCCTGATTTTAGCTCGCCCACCTGGTATGAAGAATTACAAGAACGCATGCAAAAAGAGTATTTAAAACACTACCACGAACTAAACGCATGA
- a CDS encoding outer membrane protein, whose translation MKKSLLLSLSLMASLSRAEDDGFYMSVGYQIGEAVQKVKNTGALQNLADRYDNLSNLLNQYNYLNSLVNLASTPSAITGAINNLSSSAINLTSTTTTSPAYQAVALALNAAVGMWQVIALFIGCGPGPTNNQSYQSFGNTPALNGTTTTCNQAYGTGPNGILSIDEYQKLNQAYQIIQTALNQNQGGGMPALNDTTKTGVVNIQQTNYKTTTQNNIIEHYYTENGKEIPTSYSGGASFSPTIQLKYNNNAEYLLQQAATIMQVLITQKPHVQTSNGGKAWGLSSTPGNVMDIFGPSFNAINEMIKNAQTALAKTQQLNANENAQITQPDNFNPYTSQDKGFAQEMLNRANAQAEILNLAKQVANNFHSIQGPIQGDLEQCKAGSAGVITNNTWGSGCAFVKETLNSLEQHTAYYGNQVNQDRALAQTILNFKEALNTLNKDSKAINSGISSLPNAKSLQNMTHSTQNPNSPEGLLTYSLDSNKYNQLQATTQELGKNPFRRFGMISSQTNNGAMNGIGVQAGYKQFFGKKRNWGLRYYGFFDYNHAFIKSSFFNSASDVWTYGVGMDALYNFINDKNTNFLGKNNKLSVGLFGGFALAGTSWLNSEFVNLNVVGNIYSAKMNVANFQFLFNLGLRMNLARAKKKDSDHAVQHGVELGVKIPTINTDYYSFMGAELEYRRMYSLFLNYVFAY comes from the coding sequence ATCAAAAAATCTCTCTTACTCTCTCTTTCTCTCATGGCTTCATTATCAAGGGCTGAAGATGACGGATTTTATATGAGTGTGGGCTATCAAATCGGTGAAGCGGTTCAAAAAGTGAAAAACACTGGAGCATTGCAAAATCTTGCAGACAGATACGATAACTTAAGCAACCTTTTAAACCAATACAATTACTTAAATTCCTTAGTCAATCTAGCCAGCACGCCCAGTGCGATCACCGGTGCGATTAATAATTTAAGCTCAAGCGCGATCAACCTCACTAGCACTACCACCACTTCTCCGGCCTATCAAGCTGTGGCTTTAGCGCTCAATGCGGCTGTGGGCATGTGGCAAGTCATAGCCCTTTTTATTGGCTGCGGCCCTGGCCCTACCAATAATCAAAGCTACCAATCGTTTGGTAACACACCAGCCCTTAATGGGACAACCACCACTTGCAATCAAGCGTATGGGACAGGCCCCAATGGCATCCTATCCATTGATGAATACCAAAAACTCAACCAAGCTTATCAAATTATCCAAACCGCTTTAAACCAAAACCAAGGAGGCGGAATGCCTGCCTTGAACGACACCACCAAAACAGGGGTAGTCAACATACAACAAACCAATTATAAAACCACTACACAAAACAATATCATAGAGCATTATTATACAGAGAATGGGAAAGAGATCCCAACCTCTTATTCAGGCGGAGCATCATTCTCGCCTACAATACAATTGAAATACAATAATAACGCTGAATACCTTTTGCAACAAGCCGCTACTATCATGCAAGTCCTTATTACTCAAAAGCCGCATGTGCAAACGAGCAATGGCGGTAAAGCGTGGGGGTTGAGTTCTACGCCTGGGAATGTGATGGATATTTTTGGCCCTTCTTTTAACGCAATTAATGAGATGATCAAAAACGCTCAAACAGCCCTAGCAAAAACCCAACAGCTTAACGCTAATGAAAACGCCCAAATCACGCAACCAGACAATTTCAACCCCTACACTTCTCAAGACAAAGGGTTTGCTCAAGAAATGCTCAATAGAGCGAACGCTCAAGCAGAGATTTTAAATTTAGCTAAGCAAGTAGCGAACAATTTCCACAGCATTCAAGGGCCTATTCAAGGGGATTTAGAACAATGTAAAGCAGGATCGGCTGGCGTGATCACTAATAACACTTGGGGTTCAGGTTGCGCGTTTGTGAAAGAAACTCTCAATTCCTTAGAGCAACACACCGCTTATTATGGCAACCAGGTCAATCAAGATAGGGCTTTGGCTCAAACCATTTTGAATTTTAAAGAAGCCCTTAACACCCTGAATAAAGACTCAAAAGCGATTAATAGCGGTATCTCTAGCTTGCCTAACGCTAAATCTCTTCAAAACATGACGCATTCCACTCAAAACCCTAATTCCCCAGAAGGTTTGCTCACTTATTCTTTGGATTCAAACAAATACAACCAGCTCCAAGCCACCACGCAAGAATTAGGCAAAAACCCTTTCAGGCGCTTTGGCATGATTAGTTCTCAAACCAATAACGGCGCGATGAATGGGATCGGCGTGCAAGCGGGTTATAAGCAATTTTTTGGCAAAAAAAGGAATTGGGGGTTAAGGTATTACGGCTTTTTTGATTACAACCATGCGTTCATCAAATCCAGCTTTTTCAACTCCGCTTCTGATGTTTGGACTTATGGGGTGGGAATGGATGCGCTTTATAACTTCATTAACGATAAAAACACCAACTTTTTAGGCAAGAATAACAAGCTCTCCGTGGGGCTTTTTGGTGGCTTTGCGTTAGCTGGGACTTCATGGCTTAATTCTGAATTTGTGAATTTGAATGTGGTGGGTAATATTTATAGCGCTAAAATGAATGTGGCAAATTTCCAATTTTTATTCAATTTAGGCTTGAGAATGAACCTCGCTAGAGCAAAGAAAAAAGACAGCGATCATGCCGTGCAGCATGGCGTGGAATTGGGCGTGAAAATCCCCACCATTAACACGGATTATTATTCTTTCATGGGCGCTGAACTAGAATACAGAAGGATGTATAGCCTTTTCCTCAATTATGTGTTTGCTTACTAG
- the pgk gene encoding phosphoglycerate kinase encodes MLAKMSFMQNVKNIQEVEVSHKRVLIRVDFNVPLDENLNITDDTRIRESLPTIQYCIDNKAKDIILVSHLGRPKGVEEKLSLKPFLKRLERLLNHEVVFSQNIAQLKQALNENAPTRIFLLENIRFLKGEEENDENLAKDLASLCDVFVNDAFGTSHRKHASTYGTAQFAPVKVSGFLLKKEIDSFYQAFNHPLRPLLLIVGGAKVSSKLTLLKNILDLIDKLIIAGAMSNTFLKALGYDVQDSSVEDALINDALELLQSAKEKKVKVYLPIDAVTTDDILNPKHIKISPVQDIEPKHKIADIGPASLKLFSEVIESAPTILWNGPLGVHEKQEFARGTTFLAHKIANTYAFSLIGGGDTIDAINRAGEKDNMSFISTGGGASLELLEGKILPCFEVLDKRH; translated from the coding sequence ATGTTAGCTAAAATGTCGTTTATGCAAAACGTTAAAAACATTCAAGAAGTGGAAGTAAGCCATAAAAGGGTGCTTATTAGAGTGGATTTTAATGTGCCTTTAGATGAAAATTTGAATATCACTGATGACACGCGCATTAGAGAGAGCTTGCCCACCATCCAATATTGTATTGACAATAAGGCTAAGGATATTATTTTAGTGAGCCACTTGGGCCGCCCTAAAGGGGTTGAAGAAAAATTGAGTTTAAAACCCTTTTTAAAACGCCTTGAAAGACTCTTAAATCATGAAGTGGTTTTTTCTCAAAATATCGCACAACTCAAACAAGCCCTAAACGAAAACGCGCCCACAAGGATTTTTCTTTTAGAAAACATCCGCTTTTTAAAAGGCGAAGAAGAAAATGATGAAAATCTGGCTAAAGATTTAGCGAGCTTGTGCGATGTGTTTGTGAATGACGCTTTTGGCACGAGCCACAGAAAACATGCCAGCACTTATGGCACGGCGCAATTCGCCCCTGTTAAAGTGAGCGGGTTTTTACTCAAAAAAGAAATTGATTCGTTTTATCAAGCGTTTAACCACCCTTTACGCCCTCTATTGTTGATTGTAGGGGGGGCTAAGGTCAGCTCCAAACTCACCCTATTAAAAAACATTTTAGATCTCATTGACAAGCTCATCATTGCTGGAGCGATGAGTAACACCTTCTTAAAAGCTTTAGGCTATGATGTGCAAGATTCTTCTGTAGAAGATGCTCTAATCAATGACGCCCTAGAATTATTGCAAAGCGCGAAAGAAAAAAAAGTCAAAGTCTATTTACCTATAGACGCTGTAACCACTGATGACATTCTTAACCCCAAACACATTAAAATTTCACCCGTCCAAGACATTGAGCCTAAGCACAAGATCGCTGATATAGGGCCTGCGAGCCTGAAATTATTTTCTGAAGTCATAGAGAGCGCGCCCACCATTTTATGGAATGGCCCCTTAGGCGTGCATGAAAAACAAGAATTCGCTAGAGGCACAACCTTTTTAGCCCACAAAATCGCTAACACTTACGCTTTCTCGCTCATTGGTGGGGGTGATACCATTGATGCGATCAACCGCGCGGGCGAAAAGGATAACATGAGCTTTATCTCTACAGGTGGGGGAGCGAGTTTAGAATTGTTAGAGGGCAAGATTTTACCTTGTTTTGAGGTTTTGGATAAACGCCATTAA
- a CDS encoding carboxylating nicotinate-nucleotide diphosphorylase — translation MEIKTFLERALKEDLGHGDLFERVLEKDFKATAFVRAKQEGVFSGEKYALELLEMTGIECVKTIKDKERFKPKDTLMEIRGDFSMLLKVERTLLNLLQHSSGIATLTSRFVEALNSHKVRLLDTRKTRPLLRIFEKYSVLNGGASNHRLGLDDALMLKDTHLKHVKDLKSFLTHARKNLPFTTKIEIECESFEEAKNAMNAGADIVMCDNLSVLETKEIAAYRDTHYPFVLLEASGNISLESINAYAKSGVDAISVGALIHQATFIDMHMKMA, via the coding sequence ATGGAGATTAAAACCTTTTTAGAACGCGCTTTAAAAGAAGATTTAGGGCATGGGGATTTGTTTGAAAGGGTGTTAGAAAAAGATTTTAAAGCCACAGCGTTTGTTAGGGCTAAACAAGAGGGCGTGTTTTCAGGCGAAAAATACGCTTTAGAGTTGTTAGAAATGACCGGCATTGAATGCGTCAAAACGATTAAGGATAAAGAACGCTTCAAGCCTAAAGACACCTTAATGGAAATTAGGGGGGATTTTAGCATGCTTTTAAAGGTTGAGCGCACCCTTTTAAACCTGTTGCAACACAGCAGCGGGATCGCCACTTTAACGAGCCGTTTTGTAGAAGCTTTAAATTCTCACAAGGTGCGTTTGTTGGACACACGAAAAACCAGACCCCTTTTAAGGATCTTTGAAAAATATTCCGTGCTTAATGGGGGAGCGAGCAACCACCGCTTAGGGCTAGATGACGCTTTAATGCTTAAAGACACGCATTTAAAGCATGTGAAAGATTTAAAAAGCTTTTTAACGCATGCCAGAAAAAACTTGCCTTTCACGACTAAAATTGAAATTGAATGCGAGAGTTTTGAAGAGGCCAAAAACGCCATGAATGCGGGAGCGGATATTGTGATGTGCGATAATTTGAGCGTTTTAGAGACTAAAGAAATTGCCGCTTATAGGGATACGCATTATCCTTTTGTTTTACTAGAAGCGAGCGGGAACATCTCGCTAGAGAGCATTAACGCTTACGCTAAAAGCGGCGTGGACGCCATTAGCGTAGGGGCTTTAATCCATCAAGCCACTTTTATTGACATGCACATGAAAATGGCTTAA
- a CDS encoding SH3 domain-containing protein, translating into MGFLFEKSLMSFCAHSIKIIKVIGLILSFLAAFLVAENAHEPEEIKAKVAYVKIPQLEDLENTPVYIGQTIGVTYDLLLFDAEFLEAKIKDGLDKTQIELLSKMPKWKKVEKELFRATYYYKIKGIKAIIPSLEVSAFSNKDKYIDYSIAPKVALQVTDLSKNPRYANVMAKDLQVVQYKTKDYDDKNNILVMELAFKEANWEDFHIKEAIKQGFDNASLNQIKAKEGSVFYYCVLPKTLQNLSFDYFSLSNRQFKTLSFSAIPTQDTTGIQSDLIPKNNFLVFSNVALLALCVFFLVLFFIFGRKLIFLGLGVLCLGFVLYNLLFTQKSALLLAHKKIRILPTQNSTILGLSRDEMPIKILGSHDDYYKILTPHEQIGWVKKDEVK; encoded by the coding sequence ATGGGGTTTTTATTTGAAAAATCGTTAATGAGTTTTTGCGCCCACTCAATCAAAATCATTAAAGTCATTGGCTTGATTTTAAGCTTTTTGGCGGCTTTTTTGGTTGCTGAGAACGCTCATGAGCCAGAAGAAATCAAGGCTAAAGTGGCTTATGTGAAAATCCCCCAATTAGAAGATTTAGAAAACACCCCAGTTTATATCGGTCAAACCATAGGCGTAACTTATGATTTATTGTTGTTTGACGCTGAGTTTTTGGAAGCCAAAATCAAAGACGGGTTGGATAAAACCCAAATTGAGCTTTTAAGCAAGATGCCTAAATGGAAAAAGGTGGAAAAAGAGCTTTTCAGAGCGACTTATTATTACAAGATTAAAGGCATAAAAGCGATTATTCCGTCCTTAGAAGTGAGCGCGTTTTCCAATAAAGACAAATATATAGATTATTCCATAGCCCCCAAAGTTGCTTTGCAGGTAACGGATTTGTCCAAAAACCCTCGTTATGCGAATGTCATGGCCAAAGATTTACAAGTTGTGCAATACAAAACTAAAGACTATGACGATAAAAACAATATTTTGGTGATGGAATTAGCGTTCAAAGAGGCTAATTGGGAAGATTTTCACATCAAAGAAGCGATCAAACAGGGGTTTGATAACGCCTCTTTAAACCAAATCAAGGCTAAAGAAGGGAGCGTTTTTTATTATTGCGTGTTGCCTAAAACCCTTCAAAACCTTTCTTTTGATTACTTTTCGCTTTCTAATAGGCAGTTTAAAACCTTATCTTTTTCAGCCATTCCCACTCAAGACACTACCGGTATTCAAAGCGATCTCATCCCTAAAAACAATTTTTTAGTCTTTTCTAACGTGGCGCTGCTCGCTTTGTGCGTGTTTTTCTTGGTGTTGTTTTTCATTTTTGGGCGCAAACTCATTTTTTTAGGGCTTGGGGTTTTGTGCTTAGGGTTTGTTTTGTATAATCTTTTATTCACGCAAAAATCAGCCCTATTGCTCGCTCATAAAAAAATCCGCATCCTGCCCACGCAAAATTCCACCATTTTAGGGCTTTCTAGAGATGAAATGCCCATTAAAATTTTAGGCTCGCATGATGATTATTATAAAATCCTAACGCCGCATGAACAAATAGGATGGGTCAAAAAAGATGAAGTCAAATAG
- the gap gene encoding type I glyceraldehyde-3-phosphate dehydrogenase — protein MPIKIAINGTGRIGLCAIRVASQRKDVEIVAINSTAELETLLHLIRHDSVHGHFEAKLNANRTLNIGHSKNILVLSERDINKLDFSVANAEIIIECTGKFNSLEASSAHLKNSVKKVIISAPAQNTPTFVYGVNHTHYHNESVISNASCTTNATAPLLKILDEAFKVENALLTTIHSYTNDQNLLDTKHKDIRRARAAGLNLIPTSTGVSKAISLVLPHLGSKVTGLAIRVPTPNVSLVDLSLSFKKVVSKASVQHALKDACKHAFKGVVGIDEERLVSSDFISSPFSAIVIDDQIMTIGEKNAKVLAWYDNEMGYSERLIDMAQYIAQD, from the coding sequence ATGCCAATTAAAATCGCTATCAATGGGACCGGGCGCATCGGTTTGTGCGCTATAAGAGTCGCCAGTCAAAGAAAAGACGTAGAAATCGTAGCCATCAATTCCACCGCTGAATTAGAAACTCTTTTGCATTTGATACGCCACGATAGCGTGCATGGGCATTTTGAAGCCAAATTAAACGCTAATAGAACCTTAAATATTGGGCATAGTAAAAATATTTTAGTGTTGAGCGAGCGAGACATTAACAAGCTTGATTTTTCTGTCGCTAACGCAGAAATCATCATAGAATGCACCGGGAAATTCAATTCCCTAGAAGCTTCAAGCGCTCATCTTAAAAACAGCGTGAAAAAAGTCATCATCTCCGCTCCCGCGCAAAACACCCCCACCTTTGTCTATGGGGTGAATCACACCCATTATCATAACGAAAGCGTGATTTCTAACGCCTCTTGCACGACTAACGCTACCGCTCCTTTATTAAAAATCTTAGATGAAGCCTTTAAAGTAGAAAACGCGCTTTTAACCACCATCCACAGCTACACTAACGATCAAAACCTTTTAGACACCAAGCACAAAGACATCCGCCGCGCTAGAGCGGCTGGTTTAAACCTCATCCCCACAAGCACCGGCGTGAGTAAAGCCATTTCGCTAGTCTTACCGCATTTAGGCTCTAAAGTTACAGGCCTTGCGATTAGAGTGCCTACCCCTAATGTGAGCTTGGTGGATTTGTCCTTAAGCTTTAAAAAAGTTGTGAGTAAAGCGAGCGTTCAGCATGCGCTTAAAGACGCTTGTAAGCATGCCTTTAAAGGGGTTGTGGGTATTGATGAAGAAAGGCTCGTTTCAAGCGATTTTATTTCTTCGCCTTTTAGCGCGATCGTGATTGATGATCAAATCATGACAATAGGCGAAAAAAATGCTAAAGTATTGGCATGGTATGATAATGAAATGGGTTATAGCGAGCGCTTGATAGACATGGCGCAATATATAGCGCAAGATTAA
- a CDS encoding S41 family peptidase: MVLLTMTKRLFKGLLAISLAVSLHGGEVKEKKPVKPVKEDPQELAAKRVEAFSRFSNVVSEIEKKYVDKISISEIMTKAIEGLLSNLDAHSAYLNEKKFKEFQAQTEGEFGGLGITVGMRDGVLTVIAPLEGTPAYKAGVKSGDNILKINNESTLSMSIDDAINLMRGKPKTPIQITVVRKNEPKPLVFNIIRDIIKLPSVYVKKIKETPYLYVRVSGFDKNVTKSVLEGLKANPKAKGIVLDLRGNPGGLLNQAVGLSNLFIKEGVLVSQKGKNKEENLEYKANGRAPYTNLPIAVLVNGGSASASEIVAGALQDHKRAIIIGEKTFGKGSVQVLLPVNKDEAIKITTARYYLPSGRTIQAKGITPDIVIYPGKAPENENKFSLKEADLKHHLEQELKKLDDKNPNSKEADKDKKSEEEKEVTPKMINDDIQLKTAIDSLKTWSIVDEKMDEKVPKKK; encoded by the coding sequence GTGGTGCTATTAACAATGACAAAACGACTTTTTAAAGGGTTGTTAGCGATTTCTCTTGCGGTGAGTTTGCATGGCGGTGAAGTTAAGGAAAAAAAGCCGGTCAAGCCGGTTAAAGAAGATCCGCAAGAATTAGCGGCTAAAAGGGTGGAAGCGTTCAGTCGTTTCTCTAATGTGGTTTCAGAAATTGAAAAAAAGTATGTGGATAAAATCAGTATTTCTGAGATCATGACTAAAGCGATTGAGGGCTTGCTCTCTAATCTGGACGCGCATTCAGCGTATTTGAATGAAAAGAAGTTTAAGGAATTTCAAGCCCAAACCGAAGGCGAATTTGGGGGGCTTGGGATCACGGTGGGCATGCGCGATGGCGTTTTAACCGTTATTGCCCCCTTAGAAGGCACTCCCGCTTACAAGGCTGGGGTTAAATCAGGCGATAACATTTTAAAAATCAATAACGAAAGCACGCTGAGCATGAGCATTGATGATGCGATCAACCTCATGCGCGGCAAGCCAAAGACCCCTATCCAGATCACCGTTGTAAGAAAAAACGAGCCAAAACCTTTAGTGTTTAACATCATTAGAGACATCATTAAACTCCCCTCTGTCTATGTGAAAAAGATTAAAGAAACCCCTTATCTGTATGTGAGAGTGAGTGGTTTTGACAAGAATGTTACCAAATCGGTTTTAGAAGGCTTAAAAGCTAACCCTAAGGCTAAGGGGATCGTGTTGGATTTAAGGGGCAATCCTGGAGGGTTGTTAAACCAGGCGGTGGGCTTGTCTAACCTCTTCATTAAAGAGGGGGTTTTAGTCTCTCAAAAAGGCAAAAACAAAGAAGAAAATTTAGAATACAAGGCTAACGGCAGAGCCCCTTATACCAATTTGCCTATTGCGGTGTTAGTCAATGGCGGTTCAGCGAGCGCGAGCGAGATCGTCGCAGGGGCACTGCAGGATCACAAGCGAGCCATCATTATCGGTGAAAAAACCTTTGGTAAGGGAAGCGTGCAAGTGTTACTCCCTGTCAATAAAGACGAAGCGATTAAAATCACAACTGCGCGCTATTATTTACCGAGCGGGCGCACCATTCAAGCTAAGGGGATCACGCCTGATATTGTGATTTATCCGGGTAAAGCGCCAGAAAATGAAAATAAATTCAGTTTGAAAGAAGCGGATTTAAAACACCATTTAGAGCAAGAGCTTAAAAAACTTGACGATAAAAACCCTAATTCCAAAGAGGCGGATAAAGACAAGAAAAGCGAAGAGGAAAAAGAGGTTACTCCTAAAATGATCAATGATGATATTCAGCTAAAAACCGCTATTGACAGCTTGAAAACCTGGTCTATCGTAGATGAGAAAATGGATGAAAAAGTGCCTAAGAAGAAATAA
- the corA gene encoding magnesium and cobalt transport protein CorA, whose amino-acid sequence MVNVFFKQQKFVIKKRFNDFNGFDIEENEVLWFELINPTPNELATLSQEYAIHYNMDHSQRVSSVTKYWEDSSSVTINAFFTNQDENETFHTEMATFILSNNILFTIYYGTLEIFDSIQKKVLASPKKFEDGFDILTKIFEVYFEKGVECLEWINKQTSLLRKNIIFKETSTHDDILVHLSNLQEFNVALRDSFFDKRRIITALLRSNKVDSDTKNNLNIILTDFSSLVESTTVNLNSLDNIQNLFASQVNVEQNKIIKLFTVATMAMMPPTLIGTIYGMNFKFMPELEWQYGYLFALIIMAISTILPVIYFKKKDWL is encoded by the coding sequence ATGGTGAATGTGTTTTTCAAACAGCAAAAATTTGTCATTAAAAAACGCTTTAATGATTTTAATGGTTTTGATATAGAAGAAAATGAAGTTTTATGGTTTGAATTAATCAACCCTACGCCCAATGAATTAGCCACTCTAAGCCAAGAATACGCTATCCACTACAACATGGATCATTCCCAACGAGTCTCATCAGTAACCAAATACTGGGAAGACAGCTCCAGCGTTACGATCAACGCTTTTTTCACTAATCAGGATGAAAATGAGACTTTTCATACGGAAATGGCGACCTTTATTTTGTCTAATAACATTCTTTTCACGATTTATTACGGGACTTTAGAAATCTTTGATTCTATCCAAAAAAAGGTTTTGGCTAGCCCTAAAAAATTTGAAGACGGGTTTGATATTCTAACCAAAATCTTTGAAGTGTATTTTGAAAAAGGGGTGGAATGTTTGGAGTGGATCAACAAACAAACGAGCCTGTTGCGTAAAAACATCATTTTCAAAGAAACTTCTACGCATGATGACATTTTAGTGCACTTGTCCAATTTGCAAGAATTTAATGTGGCTTTAAGGGATTCTTTTTTTGACAAACGGCGCATTATCACCGCATTATTAAGAAGCAATAAAGTGGATAGCGATACTAAAAATAATTTAAATATCATTTTAACCGATTTCAGCTCGTTAGTGGAGTCTACAACGGTCAATCTCAACTCGCTTGATAACATTCAAAACCTGTTCGCTTCTCAAGTGAATGTGGAGCAAAATAAAATCATCAAGCTCTTCACTGTGGCGACCATGGCGATGATGCCCCCCACTTTGATCGGCACGATTTATGGCATGAATTTTAAATTCATGCCGGAGTTAGAATGGCAATACGGGTATCTTTTCGCGCTGATTATCATGGCGATTTCTACGATCCTCCCGGTGATTTATTTTAAAAAGAAAGACTGGTTGTAG